The region caaattagggtttagacaaaatgacctataatgtttcaacatagaaaatgatttttcaagaaaaactagctctaggtataaacacgaaagttgtttgtaatgtcatgtagagtaagttttctcttggaatcattttcagAAGTAGATAATATATGTAACTTcaaaagtgtaggagatagggtctagggagacccagttttcatcagatgaattcatctggccaaccaccatcgaccaacttgctaatcttcaattctcttgactttctaggctcatggtagataatatatgcataatatgatgaattttgaagtttcccttgagaaatttgatcaattgctgagatagcttgttggagaagttactcaagatacctagtcaaactagggtttccaatgcaaatcaccctcaaactcttgaagaaaacttgatcaatataacatgtagtaatcaatggaactaatatatgatgctcataaccattcttgtatcaattcatggttgtgctctttgtcatgagggtctcaaaccctagatatggacttgatagatcaatggagatcatgccctacctacaaaagagttagggaaatgcaaagacatatttttggtattttggttagtgaaatgataaaataaaagtatgatacaatcatatagtgcttgatgatctctcccaaaacaaacccaatgaaagaggggtaaggaggatgccaaggcatgatccaaatgctaatgcttatgatgaaattgcatgggggatcttagtgtcaaaattagggtcttacaactaTGTGGACCATGACGTGAGAATTGATCAGTTTGATGGCATTGCGGACAATATTACCGcatgtaacaatttgagcttcagtgatgaagagcttcccgagtaggggaggaatcacaatttggacctgcatatctctatgaattgtcAAGAATATGCACTAcccaatgtgttggtggatactggaTCCTCTTTGAAGTTCTTCCCAAGTCTACATTGTCTAAACTTGCTTACCAAGGTGCTCCGATCAGATTaagtggagttgttgtgaaagcctttgatggctcaaGGAAGACTTTaattggagaggttgatctcctGATAAAGATAGGTCCGTGCTTATTTCAAATCACctttcaagtgatggatattcatcccgtctacagttgtctcttaggacgtcaatggattcatgaggctgggGTAGTTACAtcaactctacaccagaagctaaagtttatgaagaatgggaagttagtgaTTGTGGGTGGCGAGCAGGCCATGTTAGTAAGTCATATCTCCTCATTTTCCTATATTGATGTTGACGAAGCTGAAGGAACACTACTTCAAGCTCTTTCTGTTGAGAATATTGAAGGTAGAGAAAAgcaagaaaggggggtttgaattgttttcaccGATAATAAAAACTTTTGATAACAAAACACACACGAAAGATAAAGCAATCAACACGGAAGTTTATActggttcacttgaaattcaaagctactccagtccacccgaccaaggtgatttcaccttcaacaaggacttaatccaataatctagaaagattacaacaaaagTGTCTAAGATATcaaagatctcttagccctctcaagtctacagtcttcacaagtcacttgaggaaatattcaaCAACTATTTGAGAATTACAAGGAAGTGTTTAGAGCTTCTAGGTAAGCAATTTTAACACAATAAGAACAGTAAAAATTCACActaagagcaacaactcgtgtgaacaGATTTGAACAAGAATTAAAAATATAGAAATGAGTTTTTCAGTATTCTTGTGTGATTTCTTCGTACTTAGTATGGTGATGATTTTGCTTTTATATAGTGCTTTAAATATAAAGCCGTTGGCTGAAGCATTGATGTGATATCTTTGTCAATGATGGGACTTAATTGACATTAAGTTcgttgtcctttccatagcaatTTGGGAGAGTATTTATTCTTTTTCAGTTAAGGATTCATACCAAATATGGAATACTTCGTTACTCAGTCTTGAGGTTGATATGTTTGGCTTGAATCAGAGTGCGCGGAATCCAGATGTTTTTTTCAGTATGTATTCTTCAGATATTTGTTAGAAGTGATTTTCTTCAGAGGTTCTTGATATGTCTTATGTAGGACCTTCTTCGGATGTACGAATCAACAAAGTAACTATGTGTGGAATTCTTCAGATTCAGAGTATCTGAGTCTTCAATCTTTAGATGTTGTGATTGCCATTGTCTTTAGAGTTAGAGCAACTGCTTTATTTGTCTTTAAGTCAACTGTTCTAGACTTGTGTGATGTTAGATGTTGTCTTATCAGATCCATTTTCTGTTATAGTCCTGCATACTTAGATAAATTCGTTAGGGTACgaatttgtttcatcctttgttatcatcaaatCTTTAGAGATAAATTGTAGACCAAAAATCTTGTTCTAACTATCTCCCCCTTTTTGATAATGACAAAAACTTCAGATTGTTGATGAACCAATGATACTTCATAGAATTATAAAGGAGTTATCTCAAAGTCATATTTATgatgactccccctgagataTGCAATCTCCCCCTAAATTAGATGCTTAAAAAGGTTCAGAGGTTCTTACCAGATCTCCTTAAGTTGTATAACTTGTTTCTCAGATGTTTTACTTAGATACTTCTTGTATAACTTTAGACTTCATAATAATAGTTTTTAAATGTGCGGAGTGCATTATGAGGCATAAATATTATTTCATCAGAGGCTGCTTAGTTGATTCTCCCCCTTTTTATCAGactcaaaaagacatagcaaGGTAATTAGAGGCAAAACAATATTTCATTGATAAGAGAAAAGTACAGATAAGAGAGAGAAGAAAAACTTAGAAGAAAAACATAAAATTTAAACACTTATAGAAATATAGAATATCAATCCTACGtgtgcctaagggttcggaggaGGCGGCATCCTCTGCAGCAGCTGagtcagcagattctgaatgttggAGTTGACAGAATCCTGTTGATCCAGTCTGGCTCTCACAATCTATTTCTCTTTCTGTAGTTCCTCCATAGTCTTCAGCACCAGTGGAGCAAAGTCAGAGTGAGATTATTCCCCATGAGTCAGAGCAGTGTCCTTAGGCTTGGCAGTTTCTTCCGCAACAATATGGGCTGCTACTTCAGCTTCAGCAGGAGCAACAGCCTCAGCAGCGACCTTTTTTGCAGCTTCTATTCTTGCTTTCTCTTATTCTTCTAATCGAGCCTTTTCCTCAGTTTCTCTACGAGCTCTCTTATTTTCCTCTCTGGCTAGACGGGCCTGTAGCCTCTATCTAGCTTCTCTGCTAaagtcatttctgacttgttcagagaggcctttcagcttgaaagCCTCACATGTCATCCATTTGATTACTCTATTCCAGTGAATCCTCACTGTAGAGGCATCAATGATTTTAGAGTTCTCAAACAATGATCTGAGCTTTTCCACTGAAGACTCAGCGAGTAAGGCGACTACCTCTTCCAGAGTGGGGAAGGTGGGTTCAAGTTCAGAGGTAGGAAGGATAGGTTCTGGTGGGGTGGGGATGGTTTCAGTGGGAGGGTCATATATTTGGGTAATAGGGTTTTCAGAGGGAGTTTCAGTGTGATGTTTAGAAGGTGGTGTTGTTGGGTGTTCAGATGGGAAAGGGATGGAGGTTTGTGGCTCATATGGGTTTTTAGTATAGAGGGCGTGAGCTTGGAGTTACACAAGAGTAGGGGATTGAGGCTCAGATGGTTCAAGCTGGTCAAAGTTAGATAAGATGTTATAGTAAGGTGGAGATGAGGGAGTAGAAGAGGGTGGTGATATGGGTTCATTGAATAGTAGGGCCTTAAATATGGGTAGTGTTATGGTGGTGAGATTAAAATTGTGAAAGGGAGGTGAGGGTGGGTTAGAGGTATGAGATACAAAAGGATTTGTGGTGGATGTTGTGGGTTCAGAGCGTGTGTAGATGGGGGATGGTTGAGGTAAGGAAGAAGACAATTGCCTTAATTGTAAAGTAGGAGATTCAGAGGGTTGAGACTTACTTGGACATGAGGAGACCAGAGGCACAACTAGTTTGGATATAAATGGTTCCCCCATCTTTATAGTTTTCTTCTTTGACTTTCTTTCAGATggctctcgcatcctcttcatgaaaTTGGGTGGATGTTCAGGTAGCCAATCCACCGAGAAGTCAGAGATGTCTACCCCTAGATTTTCCAGGTCTCGTAGATAGTGGGCGATAACCTCTAGGGATCTATCTTAGAGAACAAATATAGACCATTGGGTATCTTCCCCTGATCCTTCATAGCTTTCCAAGAGGTGTCCAGAGATGGCTTGACCAGAACTCTCTCAATGATGCCCATGCTCTTAAGATTTCTTGAGTTCAGAGGCTTTCTGATGTCTACCGTCACATCTTTCATCAAATTGTGGGATATCAGATGATCCATCAATCCACTTTCTATCAGAACGTCGGAGATTAgccttcccagaggaatgtagtttctgggcttcatgtggTTTCTGGTATCCCTGATGGAGTCCCTCAGATATTTGAATAGTAGGGCTGGCAGATTCAGGTTGAGTCATTTGTGGAGGTAGTAGAGGATGCATTTTTGGTTAGTGTTGATGTAATCTGACGAGTTTGATGTTGGGCGGTGATGAATAGTacccagaataatcttcagccaaactctaagattctggtgaagttccttgttcttgaAGGATTTTCCTTCTGCGCTCTGCTTGAATATGGTGGGAATAATATCCTGGGACATGTATTTTTCCCTAGGGTTGATCttgtagattcttcttcccccaatcttctccatgttcagaagtTTTGTAATTGATATCTCCGTAATAACCATTTTCACCCCCAGAACGTGTGAGACGATGCAATGGTCATCACaatctgcaaatctccagaactccttgactAGAAATGTGTAGATTGGACCATAGAGTCTatgaaagtagttttcccaaccttgtttTCTTAATTCCTCCGTGAGATCAATACCATTTCActtcatgttttcaaaatccACCAGAGATTCACACAGAACTTCCAGTTTATCAAAAGGagttgcaagatgaatgtgggTTAGACGATCCAAAATGTGTGGTTCCTTGTAGACTGGAGTTGATATTACAACAGTTATAGTGGTGGTTTACTGGGAAGCATTTGTATGTTGTTCAgttgattccatttgttgagagaagttgtacaCTTGTTGTTATTGTGAatccatgaagaagatgaagaacactgaagaattttgagagagagagagttggTAACAAGGGTTTGTGTTGGAttgtgagtgaaaagtgtgtgagTGTGAGTTGTGTTCTatgctagacagttgtctagaagatccaaggtcagacgcaagagAGGCCACATGTTGATATATCTGACTTTAGGAATACCAAGAGATTTGGCcctgaggatttctgattcagattACTTCTAACTGGTAGAAATATCAGATTTAGATCCATATTGCAGAAGGTTTTAAGTTAGAGCCTATTTTGACTTTTCAGAAAAGGAGCACATATTTTTGACTCATTTTGGGCAATTTTCcatgtttaaatgtttcagaatgaatgagaatctatctttagctaggggttttgtgaagatatcatCCCATTGGTGGTCTGTATCTGTGAATTTTAATGTTATTACCCATTTATGAACATATTCTCTGATAAAATGATATTTAATTTCAATGTGCTTTgctctggagtgcaaaatagGGTTCTTGCTTAGACATATGTCACTAGTGTTGTCACCAAAGATAGGAATTTTACTCTCATATTCTGAAGgtcttctagttgattcttcatccagagcatctgagtagtgcataatgaGACTGAAATATATTCTGCTTCCGCAGTAGAGAGTGATATGGTTaactgtcttttgctagcccaagAGATAAGGTTTCCTCCTAGAAATTGACAGTTTCCATACGTACTCTTTTGTTCCAATCTATCTCcagcataatctgcatcacaatatccagaaagcatatactctgatgttttctcatacatcaggccatggttaggtgttccttttagataccttaggattctcttaacatCTGTTAGATGAGATTCCCTTGGATATGACTGGAATCTGGCCCAAAGACAAACGCTGAAAAGAATATCTGGTCGTGTAGTAGTCAGTTAGAGAAGAGAGCCAATTATACCACaatagagcttctgacaaaccttttgacttacctcttctttctctagaatgcaggtaggatgcatgggagtctttgctGGTTTActttctgacatttcaaatttcttcagaatgtcttttatgtatttgctttgatataCATATGTAGCGTCTGAAGcttggttgatttgaattcccagaaagaattttagttcttgcatcagactcatttcaaattctgcctgcattaacttagaaatTCTTGACAAACATAAGGGTTAACAGAACCAAagattatatcatcaacatatatctgacagATCATGAGGTCATTTCTGATGTTTTTATaaaagagtgtagagtcaactttgcctctgataaaatcattttctagAAGAAAAgtgcttagtctttcataccaacctctaggagcttgttttagaccatacataaactttttcaatttaaaaacatgttctagacattttgagttttcaaaacctggaggttgatgaacatacacttcttcagaaatatatcaattcagaaatgcactcttgacatccatctgatatgGTTTGGTGGAATAATTTATAGCAAATGATACAAGTaaacgaatagattctaacctggtgactggagcaaaggtttcgttgtagtcaataccttcttgttgactataaccttgtgctaccagtcgtgctttgtttctgactacttctcccttttcGCTTAGTTTATTTCTATacacccatttggttccaataaCGTGGGTACCTTTTGGCTTTGGTACAAGATCCCAATCATCAttctttgcaaattgatcaagttcttctttcatttccagaatccattctttgtcttgaagttcctcttcacaggatgttggctctatcagagatactaaTCCCATAGGGGTTTCCTCATATACTTTGAATGTAGaccttgttctgacaggttcatccttggTTCCCAGGATCAACACTTCATAAACATTTAGtctatttcttgatcttttctgtGAGGTTGAGATTTCCGTTGCTTCTAGTGTTTCCCTTTCAGCCTCCTCAGAttctttagtcttttcgtcagaacctgcaagtgttatctctagatctgcaagtttttcaactagctttAACTTTTtagagtcaagcttatcattaaatctaacatgtattgattcttccataattttagtttctgtattgtatactctatagcccTTAGAGCATTCTaagtatcccaacataatacctttttgtgcttttgaatcaaacttgttcagattatcTTTAGTGTTTAGGATaaaacaggaacatccaaaaggatgaaaataagaaatgttgggttttcttcccttacacagttcataaggagtcttctccaaaataggtcttaattctattatgaatataacacgatgtatttactacttcagcccagaagtgcttagccacatttgtttcattgatcatagttctggccatttctttgagagtcttattcttcctttctacaaccccattttgttgtggtgttctAGGACAGGggaaatcatgggatattccattggaataaaaaagttcttcaaaaaatttgttttcaaattcaccaccatgatcacttatgactctggtgatcttagagtcaaattcgttttgcacttttTAATAGAAACTAGTAAATACAgagtgtgactcattcttgtatcttagaaattttacccatgtccagcgactataatcatcaacgatgaccagtccatacttcttaccattgactgaagctgtcttaacaggtccaaacaagtcaatatgaagaagttctagaggcttagaggttgaaacaacatttttatttttgaaagttgttttagaaaattttcctttttggcatgcctcacaaagagcatctgaagaaaacttcagcttaggtagacctctgactaactcgagtttatttagttgagaaattctcctcatgctaatgtgacccaagcgtctatgccatactcattgctcttcatttacaaacattaaacattttacattttgatcttttagatctgaaagattaattttgtaaatgttgttcttcctcttgCCAGTGAAAAGAACTGTTCCATTGTTTTGATTAATTTCTTTGCAcgttttttgattgaagattatacCATAACCGTTATaacttaattgacttatggataacaggttatgcattaatccttctacgtaaagaacatcagaaatagagggaagagatccattaccaattgttccggagcctctgattcttcctttctgatttcctccaaagcctacgaagccaacatctttaagttctaggctttggaacatatgctttcttcccatcatgtgtcacgagcaactagagtccaggtaccatgattggtgtctgaactctgctgcataggatatctgcaacatagattattttatcttttggtacccagaatcttttgggtcctttatgattagttctcccagagtttctaGAAACTTTAGGTTTTCTAGCATTAGTAAATttttgtgtttgtgcatgtgtgtaatgataagaaaagGGAGATTTAGGTTTATCATCTACAAAAGGTATTTGCTCATTTTCATCAGAGTCATACCCTATCCCTCTTTTCTTATTttgactaactccataaatcatggaagccattttgcttctttttagcccatttttcagaaatttttgaaacGCTTTTTCATATTTGTATGTGATTGTGTTAGAGGTTTGTGGAGCTTTGGATAGATCTTTTTCAAGTTTTAATCATTTTTTAgttgaaaattcattttctttttccaaaacaaaaatgttgccttttaattcagaaacttcaacctcaagcttatcacattcttcaacaGTTTCTTCAAGGACTTTCTTTAGAGCCTTGAATTTCTTTTGAAGCTTCTGAAAGGAGCTTAGAGATTCAGATAAGCaagattcaaggtcagagcgagagagatcagaaaatacctcttcaagATCAGATTCTCTTTCTGATGTACTTCCAGATatggtagccatgaatgccacattttCCTGTTCCTCTTCAGAGTTTGATTATGAGGCATCAAATTCAAAGTCTTCCTAGGTagccatgagtcccttcttagttttgaaggagtttttcttgaatccttcttttctggaactgtGTCTCTTGAGCTTTGGACATTTGCTTCTATAATGTCctggttctttacattcatagcatgttacctctttgtttggtCTGCTTCTGGAAGTTGATTTTGAGCAATCTCCCTTCtgtcttggtcttctgaagttattgTTCCTTTTTTCCAaagttgtttaactcttctggttagaagagatagctcttcttcatcatcaaaatcatccTTTTCAGATTCATCATTGTCTTCTTCTTTagcttgaaaggctttgttcctttctggcttgcgtctttcagatctAGACTTCAGAGCCACATATTTGCTTTTATTTTGGGGCTcgtcttcctctagttctatctcatgactcctAAGGGAGCTGATGCGTTCTTCcaggcttatgttgttcagatcttttgatagcTTCAATTcagtgaccataggtctccacttctttggcaagcttctaacAATCTTTTTCACATGATCTATGGTTGTGTAGCCCTTGTCCAGAAGCTTGAGTCTTgaaattaaagtttgaaatctagaaaatattacctctacagcttcatcatcctccatcttgaatgcttcatatttttgaataagaaccagagcctttgtctctttcACTTGAGTGTTGCCTTCGTGGGTCATCTTTAaggagtcaagtatttctttagcagtttccctgttggtgatcttttcatattcattgtaggacATGGCATTCAATAGTATTTTTCTTGctttgtggtgatttttgaaatcacgcttctgatcatcagTTATTTTATTTATTGCAATAGCAATACCAACATCAGATATAGGTGGTTCATAGCCAATTGTAATTATGTCCAATAAATCAGCGTCATAAGCCAGGAAGAAACTTTCGATtttgtctttccaataatcaaacATCTCTCCATCGAACACTGGAGGTTTAACATTGTAgctgtctctttcattggtgttagCCATTATGTTTTTCTCACATTGGATCttctctacactgttaagtgtttgatttgaaaatcaataatagagccgaagctctgataccaattgaaggaagagaaaaacaagaaaggggtttgaattgttttcactgaTAATAATTTTTTTCCTAACAAGACACACACGAAAGATAAAGCAATCAACacagaagtttatcctggttcgcttgaaattcaaagctactccagtccactcggccaaggtgattttgccttcaaacaggacttaatccaataatctagaaagattacaacaaaagCGTCTAAGAGAAcaaagatctcttagccctctcaagcCTACAtacttcacaagtcacttgagaAATATTCAACAACTATTTGAGAATTACAAGGAActgtttagtgcttctaggtaagcaatTTTAACACAATAAGAACAGTAAAAATTCACACTAAGAGCAACAAATCGCGTGAATAGATTTGAGCAAGAATTAAAAATATAGAAATGATTTTTTCAGTATTCTTGTGTGATTTCTTCGTACTTAGTATGATGATGATTTTACCTTTATATAGTGCTTCGAATATGAAGTCGTTAGTTGAAGCATTGATGTGATATCTTTGTCAATGATGGGACTTAATTGACATTAAGTTTGTTGTCCTTTCCATAGAAATTTGGGAGAGTATTTATTCTTTTCCAATTAAGGATTCATACCAAATATGGAATACTTCGTTACTAAGTCTTAAGGTTGATCTATTTGGCTTGAATCAGAGTGCGCAAAATCCAGAtatttttgttcaacatgtatTCTTCAAATAGTTGTTAGAAGTGATTTTCTTCAGAGGTTCTTGATATGTTTTTTGTAGGACCTTCTTCAGATGTACGAATCAATAGAGTAACAATGTGTGGAATCCTTCAAATTCAGAGTATCTGAGTCTTCAAACTCCAGATGATGTGATCGCTGTTGTCTTTAGAGTTAGAGCAACTGCTTTATTTGACTCTAAGTCAATTGTTCTAGACTTGTGTGATGTTAGATGTTGTCTTATCAAATCCATTTTCTGttagagtcctgcatacttagataaatttgttagggtgccaatttgtttcatcctttcttatcatcaaaactttagagatgaattgtagaccAAAAATCTTGTTCTAACCAATATTGTTGTTAAGAAGAACGATGAATCCATGTCATCCTTGAAAGACGCCCAGTCTATCGTGGAGAATGGTCAATCTGCTAGATGGGGATAAGTTGTTGAGCTTGTTGAAAACAAGAATATAGCTGGTTTGGGTTTTTCACCTGGTGCAACCCAAAGAGATCTAAAGCGAATTCAGGAAGTTTCTTATAGTGTTGGATTTATTCATACTAAAGATCAGTCTATTGCCTCCATTTTAGAAGAAGATAAAGAGCAACAAGTGCCAGACTTTGTGACACGTGGATCGATGTGCCAGAATTGGATTGCCCTTGATGTTCCTTATGTTATTCACTTGTCGAAGTAATATGTTTTCTTCTTGttattttcaaaatcttttcacTATGCCCAATGTGAAAGTGAATCTATGCGGTCTTTGTTTCAAATttcattatcattaataaaatgttattttgtttatccatattatgtttttccttttttcttattCTGGAAGATGgtaacataaaaaataaataataatcatCTCTATATCTGCATCACAATGTGCGTTTAGTTGTTAATATTCTAAAATAAAGCATAAAATCACTGTGAAGattaattgttaaacccattgaaaataatgacctaatcccaaatttgaatttcttgtgtttgaaatggaagaagaggatgataAAGATATTCTGATGAGATTTCTCGGatgcttgagcacgaagagaagacCATTCATCCTCATGAAGAGCCGTTGGAACTAATGAATTTAGGTTCTGAAGATAATAAGAAAGATgtaaagattggggcactgctttgcccagatgttaagaagaggatggtagagcTTATTAAAGATtatgtggatgtgtttgcatggtcgtatcaagatatgccaaGTCTTGATGCCGATATTATGGAGCATTAATTTCTGTTAAAGCCAGAATGTCCATCGGTCAAatagaagttgagaagaacacgccctgatatggctgtcaaaattaaagaagaagttcaaaagcagaTTAATATTGGTTTCCTTGTTATCACTGAGTATCCTCTGTGGGTGGCTAACATTGTACCTGTTGCAAAAAAAGATGGTAAAGTTAGGATGAGTGTTGATTACAGAAACTTGAACAAAGCCAGTCCGAGAGATGATTTTTTgctgccacacattgacatgttggtagacaatacggctaagTTCAAcgtcttctcctttatggatggattctctggttataattagattaagatggcacccaaagaCATGGAAAAAACAACATTTATTACCCCCTGTGGAACATTCTTCTATAGAGTGGtgcccttcggtttaaagaatgttgatgcaacgtaccaaagagccatgactactcttttcc is a window of Lathyrus oleraceus cultivar Zhongwan6 chromosome 6, CAAS_Psat_ZW6_1.0, whole genome shotgun sequence DNA encoding:
- the LOC127094257 gene encoding uncharacterized protein LOC127094257; this translates as MANTNERDSYNVKPPVFDGEMFDYWKDKIESFFLAYDADLLDIITIGYEPPISDVGIAIAINKITDDQKHYAGDRLEQKSTYGNCQFLGGNLISWASKRQLTISLSTAEAEYISVSLCTTQMLWMKNQLEDLQNMRVKFLSLVTTLVTYV